TCGCCGAGGGCGACGTGCGACTCGACGGTCGCCCGCTGGCGCAGTGGTCGGCCCGCGACCTCGCGCGGACCCGTGCGGTGCTCCTGCAGGCCAACCAGGTCAGCTTCCCGTTCACCGTCCGCGAGGTCGTGGAGATGGGACGCAATCCGTGGGTCGGCCACGCCACGGCGGCGCAGGACGACGAGGCGATCGCCGAGGCCATCGAGCGCACCGACATCGCCCACCTTCTGGAGCGGCCGTTCACGGCCCTGTCCGGTGGCGAGAAGGCACGCGCCTCCCTGGCTCGTGTCCTGGCGCAGCGCACCGACGTGGTGCTGCTCGACGAGCCCACCGCGGCCCTCGACCTGCGACACCAGGAGGAGGTGATGGTCGTCGCGCGGTCGCTGGCCGCGGTCGGCCGTGCCGTCGTCGTGGTCCTGCACGACCTGTCGCTGGCGGCGGCCCGGGCCGATCGCATCGCGATGATCGACGGCGGGCGCCTCGTCAGCGCCGGCACGCCGGCCGAGGTGCTGACACCCGAGCGCGTCGAGTCGGTCTACGGTATCGCGGTGCACGTGCTGCCCGCCCCCGACGGTCACCTGATCGTCATCCCACATCGTGGTCTTTCGGACACAGTGTCATCTTGATCTGACAACGTGTCATATCATTGAGCCACCCCCACAGAGAGGCGCGATCATGACCGTGCTGCCGACCGAGACCGGACTGTCCGTGCAGATGCGCGACGGCTCCCAGTCCGAGCACAAGGACGCCGAGGGTTCGAGCTTCATGTCGTGCCTGCTCGACGGCCGGGTGAACGAGACCGGCTACACCGAGTACCTGGCGATGCTGCGCCCGATCTACGCCGCGCTGGAGTCCGTGGGCGCGCGCCTGGCCGACGACCCCATCGCCGGCGCCGTGATCGATCCCGCGATCAACCGCCTCGCCGCGATCGACACCGACCTCGCGTACTGGTCCGGCGCCGCCGGTGTGCCGCAGGTGCACAGCTCGGCCGTCGACCGCTACGTCGCACGCATCGAGGCCGCGGCCGCCGACCCGGCGCTGTTCGTCGCGCACCACTACACGCGCTACCTCGGCGACCTGTCGGGCGGCCAGGCGATCGGCCGCATCCTCGCGCGCACCTTCGACCTGCCCGAGGGCCGCGGGATCGCCTTCTACCAGTTCGAGGCCGTGCCCAAGCCGAAGCTCTACAAGGACGCCTACCGCGCCAGCCTGGACTCCCTCCCGCTGACCCCGCGCGACCAGCAGCGGGTCGTCGAGGAGGTCAAGGTGGTCTTCGGTCTCAACGGTGCGCTCTTCGAGGAGCTCTCCACCCAGCTGCCGCGCTTCGCCCGCTGACCCTCGCCGCGGGCGGTGACGCCGTCATGCGGGACAATCGGGACATGACCCATGTCGTGATCATCGGTGGCGGACCCGGCGGCTACGAGGCGGCGCTGGTCGCCAGACGGCTGGGCGCCGAGGTCACGCTCGTCGAGCGCGACGGCCTGGGCGGCTCCACGGTGCTGACCGACTGCGTGCCCAGCAAGACCCTCATCGCGACGTCCGACCTGCTGCACGAGGTCAGTCGTTCCGCGGAGCTCGGCGTCGAGGTCCCGAAGGCCCCCCGTGCCGACCTCGCCTCCGTCAACGACCGCGTCCTGCGCCTGGCCTCGGCCCAGTCCGACGACATCGCCGAGCGGGTCGTCTCCGCCGGGGTCACGGTCCTGTCGGGCATCGCCCGCGTCGCCGACCCGCGCACCGTGATCGCCTCCACGCCCGACGGCGAGGTCCGCCTCGCGGCCGACGGCATCCTCATCGCCACCGGCGCCCACCCGCGGGTCAGCGCCGACGCGCAGCCCGACGGCGAGCGCATCCTCACGTGGGAGCAGGTCTACGCGCTGCGCGAGCTGCCCGAGCACATGATCGTGGTCGGCTCCGGCGTCACGGGCGCGGAGTTCGCCAGCGCGTACAACGGCCTCGGCGCCGAGGTCACCCTCGTCTCCAGCCGCGACCGGGTGCTGCCCGGCGAGGACCCCGACGCCGCCAGCCTCATTGAGGACGTGTTCCGTCGCCGCGGCATGAAGGTCCTCGGGAAGTCCCGCATGGCCTCCACCCGCCGCGAGGGCGACCAGGTCGTCGTCACGCTGACCGACGGCCGCACGGTCACCGGCTCGCACTGCCTGCTCGCCCTCGGCTCCATCCCCAACACGGCCGACCTCGGCCTCGACGAGGTGGGCATCGACACCGACGACGGCGGCTTCATCGCGGTGGACAAGGTCTCGCGCACGAACATCCCCGGCGTCTACGCGGCCGGCGACTGCACCGGCGTCTTCATGCTCGCCTCCGTCGCGGCGCAGCAGGGGCGCATCGCGATGGCCCACCTGCTCGGCGACGCCGTGCACCCGCTCGACCTGCGCAAGGTCTCCAGCAACATCTTCACCTCGCCGGAGATCGCCACCGTGGGCGTCGGCCAGCGGGAGATCGACGAGCAGGGCCTGCTGGTCGACACCGCCATCCTGCCGATCGCGGCGAACCCCCGGGCGAAGATGCAGGGCATCCACGACGGCTTCGTCAAGCTGTACGCGCGCCAGGGCATCGGCGCGCTGATCGGCGGCGTCGTCGTGAGCCCCCGGGCCAGCGAGCTGATCCACACGATCTCGGTCGCGGTGTCGGCGTCGCTGACCGTCGACCACGTGGCCGACGCCTTCAGCGTCTACCCGTCGATGTCCGGCACGGTCGGCGAGGTGGCGCGCCGCCTGCACCGCCAAGTCTGAAGCACGACTTGAATCTGGGCTCCCCACGCGTGTAATCACACGCGTGTTGTTTCGCAGGTCAGACCCGAACTGCTGGAACGGCCTTGCGAAGTGTGGTCTGATGCGGGTGCTCCTCCTGCAACATGAGCAACAGTTGTACCCGCCACAGAATGGACTTCCCCCATGCATTCCTGGCTGACCCGCTGCAGCATTGGTCTGACCACGATCGCCGTCGCCGGCGCCTGCCTGATGCTGCCTGCCCCCGCGCAGGCCGCCGGAACCGACATCGTCGTCTCGAGCCCTGCCACCACGGCCGCCGCCGAGGCCACCACGACGGCTCCGGTGTCCGAGGCCGTGGAGGTGGAGCAGACCGCCGTCAAGCCCGATCCCGCGGCCGACGGTGACGCCGTCGAGCGCGCCGCCGTGGACCCGTTCCGGATGGTCGGCGTCACGTGGGGCGCGAGCTCCGACGCCACCGACGTCAGCGTGCGCGTGCAGGTGCGCACGAACGGCACGTGGAGCGACTGGCAGAGCCTCGACATCGAGGACAGCGTGGACGGCGGACGCCCGGGGACGGCGCCGCTGTGGACCGAGGCCCCCGCCGACGGCGTCGCCGTCGAGGTGAAGGCCGGCTCCGGCACCACGCAGGACGTCAAGGTCACGACGATCGACCCGGGCAAGCCCGAGGTCGTCACGCCGGTCACCCCGGCGGCCTACAGCCTCTCCGAGGAGGAGGACGAGGGCACCACCGAGGCGGTGGCGGCGGACGGCACCCCCAAGGTCGTGCCGATGCCCTCGATCATCACGCGGGCGCAGTGGAAGGCCGGCGCGGGCACCAGCTGCAGCGCCCCGGTCACCCGCCCCAAGGCCCTCGGCGTGGTCATCCACCACACGGCGGGCTCCAACACCTACACGAAGTCCGAGTCCGCGGGCCTCGTGCGCAGCTACCAGACGTACCACGTCAAGGGACACGGCTGGTGCGACATCGGCTACAACTTCCTCGTCGACCGCTTCGGCCAGATCTTCGAGGGCCGCAAGGGCGGCATGACGAAGCAGGTGCGCGCCGCGCACTCGGGCGTCGACGCGGTGAACCAGTACGCCACGGGCGTCTCGATGATGGGTCACTTCGACTACGTGAAGCCCAGCGCCGCGATGCAGTCCGCCGTCGTGCGGCTCGTCGGCTGGCGGCTGAAGTTCTTCGGCGCCAAG
This genomic interval from Aeromicrobium choanae contains the following:
- a CDS encoding biliverdin-producing heme oxygenase is translated as MTVLPTETGLSVQMRDGSQSEHKDAEGSSFMSCLLDGRVNETGYTEYLAMLRPIYAALESVGARLADDPIAGAVIDPAINRLAAIDTDLAYWSGAAGVPQVHSSAVDRYVARIEAAAADPALFVAHHYTRYLGDLSGGQAIGRILARTFDLPEGRGIAFYQFEAVPKPKLYKDAYRASLDSLPLTPRDQQRVVEEVKVVFGLNGALFEELSTQLPRFAR
- a CDS encoding NAD(P)H-quinone dehydrogenase; this translates as MTHVVIIGGGPGGYEAALVARRLGAEVTLVERDGLGGSTVLTDCVPSKTLIATSDLLHEVSRSAELGVEVPKAPRADLASVNDRVLRLASAQSDDIAERVVSAGVTVLSGIARVADPRTVIASTPDGEVRLAADGILIATGAHPRVSADAQPDGERILTWEQVYALRELPEHMIVVGSGVTGAEFASAYNGLGAEVTLVSSRDRVLPGEDPDAASLIEDVFRRRGMKVLGKSRMASTRREGDQVVVTLTDGRTVTGSHCLLALGSIPNTADLGLDEVGIDTDDGGFIAVDKVSRTNIPGVYAAGDCTGVFMLASVAAQQGRIAMAHLLGDAVHPLDLRKVSSNIFTSPEIATVGVGQREIDEQGLLVDTAILPIAANPRAKMQGIHDGFVKLYARQGIGALIGGVVVSPRASELIHTISVAVSASLTVDHVADAFSVYPSMSGTVGEVARRLHRQV
- a CDS encoding heme ABC transporter ATP-binding protein, translated to MTAAYEVRGLVCRLGGRDIVREVDLDVVHGEVLALVGPNGAGKSTLLGALTGDVPIAEGDVRLDGRPLAQWSARDLARTRAVLLQANQVSFPFTVREVVEMGRNPWVGHATAAQDDEAIAEAIERTDIAHLLERPFTALSGGEKARASLARVLAQRTDVVLLDEPTAALDLRHQEEVMVVARSLAAVGRAVVVVLHDLSLAAARADRIAMIDGGRLVSAGTPAEVLTPERVESVYGIAVHVLPAPDGHLIVIPHRGLSDTVSS